The following proteins are encoded in a genomic region of Oncorhynchus keta strain PuntledgeMale-10-30-2019 chromosome 6, Oket_V2, whole genome shotgun sequence:
- the LOC118385297 gene encoding exosome complex component RRP4-like — protein sequence MRRLNLQKTENMAADMRLPTFRKQVSLSPSLSALDGKDLVVPGDVITSDTGFMRGHGTYMDEEKLTASVAGEVERVNKLVCVRPLRTRFNGEVGDVVVGRITEVQQKRWKVETNSRLDSVLLLSSVNLPGGELRRRSAEDELTMRDYLQEGDLISAEVQSVFSDGALSLHTRSLKYGKLGQGVLVQLSPSLIKRQKTHFHNLPCGASIILGNNGFVWLYPAPGQQDEEAGGYYTSLEPVSLSDREVISRLRNCLLALGAHKVLLYDTSVLYCYESSLPHQIKDILKPEVMEEIVMVTRQKLVEQEG from the exons ATGCGCCGTTTAAATTTACAGAAGACAGAAAACATGGCTGCGGACATGAGATTACCAACTTTTCGGAAACAAGTATCGTTATCACCCTCCCTGTCCGCTTTGGATGGGAAAGATCTCGTTGTGCCCGGTGATGTGATTACATCAGATACAGGGTTTATGAG GGGTCATGGGACTTACATGGATGAAGAAAAACTAACAGCCTCTGTggcaggagaggtggagagggtgaATAAGCTTGTCTGTGTACGGCCGCTCAGGACCAG GTTCAATGGGGAGGTTGGAGATGTGGTGGTCGGAAGGATCACAGAG GTGCAACAGAAGCGCTGGAAGGTGGAGACCAACTCCAGACTGGACTCTGTGTTGTTGCTGTCTTCTGTCAATCTGCCCGGAGGAGAGCTG AGGAGACGGTCAGCAGAAGATGAGCTCACCATGAGAGACTACCTTCAGGAGGGGGACCTCATCAGT GCAGAGGTACAGTCTGTTTTCTCAGATGGAGCACTCTCTCTTCACACCCGCAGTTTAAAGTACGGAAAG CTGGGGCAAGGAGTTCTTGTgcagctatctccctctctcatcaaGAGACAGAAAACCCACTTCCACAACCTGCCGTGTGGGGCCTCCATCATCCTGGGCAACAATGGCTTTGTGTGGCTGTACCCTGCCCCAGGACAGCAGGACGAGGAGGCTGGAGGATACTACACCAGTCTGGAG ccggtctctctctctgatcggGAGGTGATCTCGCGGTTAAGGAACTGCTTGCTGGCCTTGGGGGCACACAAGGTGCTGCTGTATGACACCAGTGTGCTTTACTGTTACGAGTCATCACTCCCACACCAG aTCAAGGATATCTTAAAAccggaggtgatggaggagattGTGATGGTGACGCGTCAGAAACTGGTGGAACAGGAGGGTTAA